From a region of the Gemmatimonadaceae bacterium genome:
- a CDS encoding DUF4105 domain-containing protein produces the protein MPLTALARNTFALVAIVAAHTAAQVAPPRSPSPRPDMLHVPGHEVTISLLTMGDGDAVWEMFGHTAIRVRDTVDGRDTVFNWGAFDMSKPHFILHFLQGLNRYQMVGDPMQSVMLGYRAMNRSVTEQELALTDAQKDSVIDIIRVNAEPQNLEYWYDYFVDNCATRPRDILDHVLGGQLHAGADSLTPTSYRFHTLRLMQGDKLLVTGVDIGLGEPSDRPITKWQEMFLPQKLHDWVATKQVRDSAGTPHSLVRREQVLYQATRPPEQAAPPNLALWLTLIGFVLASIFAWLGVRGGPTAASVVYALWALACGLLGCVVFALWTMTNHRFAYYNENLLVFNPLWLALVILLPMYMRSGRAPRATRGILVVLAGLAVLALLAHAVMVSRQVNVGVIGLVLPPTLAIAYVATNRFRIDRAPHTTY, from the coding sequence ATGCCTCTTACTGCCCTCGCACGCAACACGTTCGCGCTCGTCGCAATCGTCGCGGCTCACACTGCGGCGCAGGTCGCACCGCCGAGGAGTCCGTCTCCCCGGCCTGACATGCTTCACGTGCCGGGACATGAGGTCACCATCTCCCTGCTCACCATGGGCGACGGAGACGCGGTGTGGGAGATGTTCGGCCACACCGCGATTCGCGTCCGCGACACCGTCGATGGCCGCGACACCGTGTTCAACTGGGGCGCGTTCGACATGAGCAAACCCCACTTCATCCTGCACTTTCTACAGGGATTGAACCGCTATCAGATGGTCGGCGACCCGATGCAGAGCGTGATGCTCGGCTACCGAGCAATGAATCGGAGCGTGACCGAGCAGGAGCTCGCCCTCACCGACGCGCAGAAGGACTCGGTCATCGACATCATCCGCGTCAACGCGGAGCCGCAGAACTTGGAGTACTGGTACGACTATTTCGTCGACAACTGCGCCACTCGGCCGCGCGACATCCTCGACCATGTGCTCGGTGGTCAGCTCCACGCCGGCGCGGACTCGCTCACACCGACGTCGTACCGCTTCCACACGCTGCGCCTGATGCAGGGCGACAAGCTCCTCGTCACGGGCGTCGACATCGGACTCGGCGAGCCGTCGGACCGGCCGATCACCAAGTGGCAGGAGATGTTTCTCCCGCAGAAGCTGCACGATTGGGTGGCGACGAAGCAGGTCCGCGACAGCGCCGGCACGCCGCACTCGCTCGTGCGGCGCGAACAGGTGCTCTATCAGGCGACGCGGCCGCCCGAGCAGGCGGCGCCGCCGAACCTGGCGCTGTGGCTGACGCTCATCGGATTCGTGCTCGCCTCGATCTTCGCGTGGCTCGGCGTAAGGGGTGGCCCAACGGCTGCGTCGGTGGTCTACGCCCTGTGGGCGCTCGCATGCGGGCTGCTCGGGTGCGTGGTCTTCGCGCTTTGGACGATGACCAACCACCGTTTCGCGTACTACAACGAGAACCTGCTCGTCTTCAACCCCCTCTGGCTGGCCCTCGTCATTCTGCTGCCGATGTACATGCGCAGCGGCCGCGCGCCCCGCGCGACGCGCGGCATCCTCGTCGTGCTCGCCGGTCTCGCGGTGCTTGCCCTGTTGGCACATGCGGTGATGGTGTCGAGGCAGGTGAACGTGGGCGTGATCGGGCTCGTTCTACCGCCGACGCTCGCCATTGCATATGTCGCGACGAACCGATTTCGAATTGATCGCGCACCGCACACGACGTACTAG
- a CDS encoding ABC transporter permease, protein MFLSELRYAVRSLARARGFAIAVILTLGLGIGANTAIFSVVRGVLLKSLPYRDGDRLVYLRQSINGPGGENIDFSVPEILDFRNGAKTLGGIAEYSGMTYTIQGDRDGQASRINVGLVTGNYFKVMGLPAVMGRLLDDNDDGTAVSPVMVLTYEYWMKHFGGDRGVIGRKVTVDNKPVTIVGVAQAAPTFPQRIDALLNMVISEHHTSALMVQGRTHRMTEMIARLAPGATVQQARTEIKTIRDRVQAAYPEAYDKNSGYKVTVTPLQDVLGEKARLTLWLLMGAAAFVMIISCANVANLTLMRGVRREQELVVRAALGAGAARLRRLLLAENLVLAIGGAVLGLIIAIGGVKLLVALAQRDSPRANEIQLDGVVLGFTLLLSLAVAMLLSFAPSLAKEGSLAAWITAGANRSSGGVRRQRLQRGLVVAQIAVSVILLTGAGLLTRTMMRLSDVRDGLSSEQVLTMEVPIAIGQRSDVDARAMYDRMRLEIGAIPGVKDVGIGSTMPLRATPFQLDIKADGRQLGVGEAMPHAEFRSADPGYFRASGITLLKGREFATTDVEKAAPVIIINKTLADKFFPDRDPIGQRITYTGEVLKFIGFHEEWRTVVGVVGDTKDGGLDAEARNVIFAPFSQWPVFQGAGLVIRAGADRENAASSLVPAATRLVRNIAPREPIENVLTVGQIRDESVAPRRLNAMLVSSFGILAVVIAAVGIAGVLAFSVSARTNEIGIRMSLGADSARVQRMILWEGSVLLIGGLLIGVIGAVSGTHFIRGLLFGIEPNDPITLLGVAGAMAVVGLASCWLPALRAAKIDPATAIRRN, encoded by the coding sequence ATGTTTCTCTCAGAGCTTCGCTACGCCGTCCGCAGCCTCGCCCGAGCGCGCGGGTTCGCCATCGCGGTCATCCTGACCCTCGGCCTGGGGATCGGCGCGAACACGGCGATCTTCAGCGTCGTGCGCGGCGTGCTGCTCAAGTCGCTGCCTTATCGTGACGGCGACCGGCTGGTGTACCTTCGCCAGTCGATCAACGGGCCGGGAGGCGAGAACATCGACTTCTCGGTGCCGGAGATCCTGGACTTCCGCAACGGCGCCAAGACCCTGGGCGGGATCGCCGAGTACTCGGGGATGACGTACACGATCCAGGGCGACAGAGACGGGCAGGCGTCGCGGATCAACGTGGGGCTCGTGACCGGCAACTACTTCAAGGTCATGGGCCTCCCGGCCGTGATGGGCCGGTTGCTCGACGACAACGATGACGGCACGGCGGTCTCGCCGGTCATGGTGCTGACCTACGAGTACTGGATGAAGCATTTCGGCGGCGACCGCGGCGTAATCGGCCGCAAGGTGACGGTCGACAACAAGCCGGTGACGATTGTCGGCGTCGCGCAGGCCGCGCCGACGTTCCCGCAGCGCATCGACGCTCTCTTGAACATGGTGATCAGCGAGCACCACACGAGCGCGCTGATGGTGCAGGGGCGCACGCACCGCATGACCGAGATGATCGCGCGACTCGCGCCCGGCGCGACGGTGCAGCAGGCGCGCACCGAGATCAAGACGATTCGCGATCGCGTGCAGGCCGCGTATCCGGAAGCGTACGACAAGAACTCGGGCTACAAGGTCACCGTGACGCCGCTCCAGGACGTGCTTGGCGAGAAAGCGCGGCTCACGCTGTGGCTGCTCATGGGTGCGGCGGCGTTCGTGATGATCATCTCGTGCGCCAACGTGGCGAACCTGACGCTGATGCGCGGCGTGCGGCGTGAACAGGAGCTCGTGGTTCGCGCGGCGCTCGGGGCGGGCGCGGCACGGCTGCGGCGTCTGCTGCTCGCCGAGAACCTCGTCCTGGCCATCGGCGGCGCCGTGCTCGGACTCATCATCGCGATCGGCGGGGTGAAGCTGCTCGTGGCGCTGGCCCAGCGGGACTCGCCGCGCGCGAACGAGATCCAGCTCGACGGCGTTGTGCTCGGGTTCACGCTTCTTTTGAGCCTCGCCGTCGCGATGCTGCTGTCGTTCGCGCCGAGCCTGGCCAAGGAAGGCTCGCTGGCGGCGTGGATCACCGCGGGAGCGAATCGCTCGAGCGGCGGCGTGCGACGACAGCGGTTGCAGCGAGGGCTGGTCGTCGCGCAGATCGCCGTGTCGGTGATCTTGTTGACGGGAGCCGGTCTCCTCACGCGAACGATGATGCGGCTCAGCGACGTGCGCGACGGCTTGTCGTCGGAGCAGGTGCTGACCATGGAAGTGCCGATCGCGATCGGGCAGCGGAGCGACGTCGACGCGCGCGCGATGTACGACCGCATGCGTCTCGAGATCGGCGCCATCCCCGGCGTGAAAGACGTCGGCATCGGATCGACGATGCCGCTTCGTGCGACGCCGTTCCAGCTCGACATCAAGGCCGACGGGCGACAGCTCGGCGTCGGCGAGGCAATGCCGCACGCCGAATTTCGGTCGGCCGATCCCGGCTACTTCAGAGCGTCGGGAATCACGCTGCTCAAGGGTCGTGAGTTCGCGACGACGGATGTCGAGAAGGCGGCGCCGGTGATCATCATCAACAAGACGCTCGCCGACAAGTTCTTCCCCGATCGCGACCCGATCGGCCAGCGCATCACGTATACGGGTGAGGTCCTCAAGTTCATCGGGTTTCACGAGGAGTGGAGAACGGTGGTCGGCGTCGTCGGCGACACGAAGGACGGCGGTTTGGACGCCGAGGCGCGGAACGTCATCTTCGCGCCGTTCTCGCAGTGGCCTGTTTTCCAGGGCGCGGGCCTCGTGATTCGCGCCGGCGCCGATCGTGAGAACGCGGCGTCGTCGTTGGTGCCTGCGGCGACGCGCCTCGTACGCAACATCGCGCCGCGCGAGCCGATCGAGAACGTGCTGACGGTCGGTCAGATTCGCGACGAGAGCGTGGCACCGCGGCGCCTCAACGCGATGCTGGTTTCGTCGTTCGGCATTCTCGCCGTCGTCATCGCCGCGGTTGGAATCGCCGGGGTGCTCGCGTTCTCCGTGAGCGCGCGCACGAACGAGATCGGCATCCGCATGAGCCTCGGCGCCGACAGCGCCCGTGTGCAGCGGATGATCCTGTGGGAAGGCAGCGTGCTGTTGATCGGCGGACTACTGATCGGCGTGATCGGCGCCGTGTCGGGCACGCATTTCATTCGGGGGCTCTTGTTCGGAATCGAGCCGAACGATCCGATCACGCTGTTGGGTGTGGCGGGGGCCATGGCCGTCGTGGGCCTCGCGTCCTGCTGGTTGCCTGCATTGCGCGCAGCGAAGATCGATCCGGCGACGGCGATACGGCGGAACTAG
- a CDS encoding SGNH/GDSL hydrolase family protein has product MFNRRISPVFVAGAATLVAAHANAQAATHDRWMATWAPSMSASPPRPPADSIDRTPTLVNRTLREIVRVSTGGSRVRLKLSNQYGDRPLVIGSVHVALRKSGAEIDPGTDRPVTFNGRSSVVIRAGASLVSDGVALALPNLADVAISLFVADSARLSTRHALGLQTNYVSASGDFTGSASFAPDTTLQIWPFLAGIDVVNPAVTGVIVAFGNSITDGVGSKADSNSRWPDVLERRLLASKEPLKAIVNAGISGNRVLSPGAGPSALERFDRDVLMQPGVTHVIVLEGINDINGGTYGGGTGAPNPRNEVSADELIAGHQQLIDRAHERGIVIFGATLTPEGGMRGASAARDAKRIALNNWIRTSGAYDGVIDFDKLTRDPSDTTRFLPAYDSGDHLHPSGAGYVTMAGGIDLALFRKTPR; this is encoded by the coding sequence ATGTTCAATCGCCGCATTTCTCCTGTCTTCGTGGCCGGCGCGGCGACGCTGGTTGCGGCGCACGCCAACGCTCAAGCCGCCACGCACGACCGCTGGATGGCGACGTGGGCGCCCAGCATGTCCGCCTCGCCGCCGCGCCCGCCCGCCGACTCGATCGATCGCACGCCGACACTCGTGAACCGCACGCTCAGGGAAATCGTCCGCGTGAGCACCGGCGGGAGTCGCGTGCGGCTCAAGTTGTCGAACCAGTACGGCGACCGTCCGTTGGTCATCGGAAGCGTCCACGTGGCGCTCCGAAAGTCCGGCGCCGAGATCGATCCCGGCACCGATCGGCCGGTCACGTTCAACGGACGATCGTCGGTCGTCATCCGCGCGGGCGCGAGCCTCGTCAGCGACGGCGTGGCTCTGGCGCTTCCCAATCTCGCCGACGTCGCGATCTCCTTGTTCGTCGCCGACTCGGCGCGCCTCAGCACGCGACACGCGTTGGGGCTGCAGACGAATTACGTATCAGCGTCCGGCGACTTCACCGGATCGGCGAGCTTCGCCCCCGACACGACGCTTCAGATCTGGCCCTTCCTCGCCGGGATCGACGTCGTCAATCCGGCAGTGACGGGAGTGATCGTCGCATTCGGGAACTCGATCACCGACGGCGTCGGCTCGAAGGCCGACTCGAACTCGCGCTGGCCGGACGTTCTCGAGCGGCGCCTCCTCGCCTCGAAGGAACCGCTCAAGGCGATCGTCAACGCCGGCATCTCAGGGAATCGCGTGCTGTCGCCTGGCGCCGGGCCGAGCGCGCTCGAGCGGTTCGACCGCGACGTGTTGATGCAGCCGGGCGTGACGCACGTGATCGTGCTCGAGGGAATCAACGACATCAATGGCGGTACCTACGGGGGCGGCACCGGTGCGCCGAATCCGCGCAACGAAGTGAGCGCCGACGAGCTCATCGCGGGCCACCAACAACTCATCGATCGCGCGCACGAGCGAGGGATCGTGATCTTCGGCGCGACGCTCACGCCCGAGGGCGGGATGCGTGGCGCGAGCGCGGCGCGTGATGCCAAGCGCATTGCGTTGAACAATTGGATCCGGACGAGCGGAGCGTACGACGGTGTGATCGACTTCGACAAGCTGACGCGCGATCCGTCCGACACGACGCGATTCCTGCCCGCGTACGATTCCGGCGACCACCTGCATCCGAGCGGTGCGGGATACGTGACGATGGCCGGAGGAATAGACCTCGCACTGTTCCGGAAGACGCCGCGCTAA
- a CDS encoding transposase — protein sequence MFVVGIDAHTRYVVLVVLNSSGQRVLGPTRVRVSEPARVREVLAPFQPLEAVVETSSTWPWLEDVLQPLGVRFALAHARRLRAIAEANYKRDEIDAELLGRMRLAGLIPAVYATPPTQREWATLIRHRTALVAQRTAPVNRIHAQLHRRGLWLERGRLLTRQGRAWVRHEAGPQLSLEERALVRSYAGLAPRSSQSGGAASGTDRFPPARIGGSAAHSCGRSSRTSRPRPPAHSRNITRCRRRAWAGPSRASPRRGSSRASSMHCCARSVPGLRHRLGESSAQRMPPRRPSSD from the coding sequence GTGTTTGTCGTCGGAATTGATGCTCACACAAGGTATGTCGTCCTCGTGGTCCTCAACAGCAGCGGTCAGCGCGTGCTTGGCCCGACGCGCGTGCGCGTGAGCGAGCCGGCGCGCGTGCGCGAGGTGCTCGCCCCGTTTCAGCCGCTGGAGGCCGTCGTCGAGACGTCCTCGACCTGGCCCTGGCTGGAGGACGTGCTGCAGCCGCTCGGGGTGCGGTTCGCGCTCGCGCATGCGCGGCGGCTGCGCGCCATCGCCGAGGCGAATTACAAGCGCGACGAGATCGACGCCGAACTGCTCGGCCGCATGCGCCTCGCCGGCCTCATTCCGGCCGTGTACGCCACGCCGCCCACCCAGCGCGAGTGGGCGACCCTCATCCGCCATCGGACCGCGCTCGTGGCGCAGCGCACGGCCCCGGTGAATCGCATTCATGCCCAGCTTCATCGCCGGGGCCTCTGGCTCGAGCGCGGCCGACTGCTCACGCGCCAGGGCCGCGCGTGGGTGCGCCACGAGGCCGGGCCGCAGCTCAGTCTGGAAGAGCGCGCGCTGGTGCGCAGCTACGCCGGCCTTGCGCCGCGCTCGTCGCAAAGTGGGGGCGCGGCATCCGGCACGGACCGATTCCCGCCGGCGCGAATCGGTGGCTCCGCGGCGCACTCGTGCGGGCGGTCGTCTCGCACGTCCAGACCGCGCCCGCCAGCGCACTCTCGCAATATTACACGATGCAGAAGGCGCGCGTGGGCTGGCCCGTCGCGCGCGTCGCCACGGCGCGGAAGCTCGCGCGCGTCATCCATGCACTGTTGCGCACGCAGCGTACCTGGATTGAGACACCGACTCGGGGAGAGCTCCGCTCAACGCATGCCGCCCAGACGGCCATCATCTGATTGA
- a CDS encoding lipid-binding SYLF domain-containing protein: protein MRKYSNALALCAAVAMVGTARAETPRGKAKGPGAKLADATAVYRELTTTADKAVPKELLARAKCIAVLPGVIKAAVGFGARHGSGVISCRTESGWSTPAFISISGGSWGLQLGAESSDIALFFMNDRGAHSLVDGSRVTLGGQASVAAGPFGRSAEAATNLDLKAEIYSYAKSKGLFAGVSLEGAELKPDEDDNRDYYGSGATTTQLLFGGPPANVPAEARTFQQALP, encoded by the coding sequence ATGAGGAAATACTCAAACGCGTTGGCGCTGTGCGCGGCGGTGGCCATGGTTGGAACCGCGCGGGCGGAAACTCCGCGCGGTAAGGCGAAAGGGCCGGGCGCCAAGCTGGCGGACGCGACTGCGGTATATCGTGAGCTGACCACGACGGCCGACAAGGCGGTTCCCAAGGAGTTGCTGGCTCGCGCAAAGTGCATCGCGGTTCTGCCCGGTGTGATCAAGGCGGCCGTGGGCTTCGGGGCGCGCCACGGGAGCGGCGTGATTTCCTGTCGAACGGAAAGCGGGTGGAGCACCCCAGCGTTCATCAGCATCAGCGGCGGAAGTTGGGGCCTGCAACTCGGCGCCGAGTCGTCGGACATCGCGTTGTTCTTCATGAACGACCGTGGGGCGCATTCGCTCGTCGATGGGTCGCGCGTGACCCTGGGCGGTCAGGCCAGCGTCGCAGCGGGCCCCTTCGGGCGCAGCGCCGAAGCCGCCACCAACCTCGACCTGAAAGCCGAGATCTACTCCTACGCCAAGTCGAAAGGCCTGTTCGCTGGAGTCTCGCTCGAGGGCGCGGAGCTGAAGCCGGACGAGGACGACAACCGGGACTATTACGGCAGCGGCGCGACCACTACGCAATTGCTGTTCGGCGGACCCCCGGCGAACGTGCCCGCGGAAGCGCGGACCTTTCAGCAGGCGCTCCCTTGA
- a CDS encoding protein kinase, with protein MTPPRLRDDLQRALGTAYAIERELGGGGMSHVFLATETSLGRQVVIKTLATELVEGISAGRFAREVQVAARLQQANIVPVLSAGDANGVPYYTMPFVRGESLRARLATGTPLSLGETMHILRDIARALAFAHTEGVVHRDIKPENILLSGGTAVVTDFGIAKAVAASRTQETSSSPSITLVGSSLGTPAYMSPEQAAGDPNVDQRADIYAWGLLAWELLAGRHPFAGKTSVHSLVAAQMAEIPEPLGSVRADISPVLSEVVARCLEKEPARRPATAAELLASLDQATSNPPVVAIQRASNSRRSMRRALTIASTGIVLVAAGAYAFARARHGAAAVTVRTLAVIPFSSVAGDTSTNYLGEGIATEVTNTLSEIPNLRLAGRSSAARFAGGRSSAQEIGQSLSVEAVLDGTVRRVGDQIQVVAELSNASDGLVIWHQSYERAAKDVFAVQDEIAHAIAGQLDVTLRNAGSNAARGTDDAAAYDLYLKGMYLYRQRGPGLADAISALEQATTRDSNFARAWATLSEALAVSSSYIAVRAGDALPRARAAAERAVRLAPNLADGHRALGYALAETFDWKGGEAELNRAIQLDPGNADSRYRLGYMLVNQGRTREALPALQAAVARDPLYAIARVYLGWAQAWNGDIDGGLEEQRRALRLDPSNITTLSVLTSTFVAVEEKDSATFYAHRMLSLSNSAGRLGVAARALALAGHTAEAKAITQRLEATPTNTWLRNTGLVMAYAGLGDSANAVAAMERAAAGDGELLPTYTWNCAYSFPTGPRALAVWKRYNLDPAKFARPVAAPR; from the coding sequence ATGACCCCACCCCGCCTGCGCGACGACCTCCAACGCGCGCTCGGCACGGCGTACGCGATCGAGCGGGAGCTTGGCGGCGGCGGGATGTCGCACGTTTTCCTGGCCACCGAGACGTCGCTCGGTAGACAAGTCGTCATCAAGACGCTCGCCACGGAACTCGTCGAGGGAATCAGCGCCGGTCGCTTTGCGCGCGAGGTCCAGGTAGCGGCGCGGCTCCAACAAGCGAACATCGTTCCTGTCTTGAGCGCCGGCGACGCGAACGGGGTGCCCTACTATACGATGCCCTTCGTGCGGGGCGAATCGCTCCGCGCGCGTCTGGCGACCGGCACGCCGCTCTCCTTGGGCGAGACGATGCACATCTTGCGAGACATCGCGCGCGCGCTCGCCTTCGCGCACACCGAAGGGGTCGTCCATCGCGACATCAAGCCAGAGAACATCCTTCTCTCCGGCGGCACCGCCGTCGTCACCGACTTCGGAATCGCCAAAGCAGTCGCCGCATCGCGAACGCAGGAGACCTCGAGCTCGCCGTCGATCACTCTGGTCGGCAGCTCACTCGGGACGCCGGCCTACATGTCCCCCGAACAAGCCGCGGGTGATCCGAACGTCGACCAGCGGGCCGATATCTATGCGTGGGGATTGCTCGCATGGGAGCTGCTCGCCGGCCGGCATCCGTTCGCGGGAAAGACATCGGTGCATTCGCTCGTCGCGGCGCAAATGGCCGAGATTCCGGAACCGCTCGGGTCGGTTCGCGCCGACATCTCCCCGGTCTTGAGCGAGGTCGTCGCGCGCTGTCTCGAAAAAGAGCCCGCCCGACGCCCCGCGACGGCGGCCGAGCTGCTTGCGTCGCTGGATCAGGCGACGAGCAACCCGCCCGTCGTCGCGATTCAACGTGCTTCCAACTCTCGACGCTCGATGCGCCGCGCGCTGACGATCGCGTCCACCGGCATCGTCCTCGTCGCCGCGGGCGCATACGCCTTCGCCCGAGCGAGACACGGAGCAGCCGCCGTCACCGTGAGAACGCTCGCCGTGATTCCGTTCTCGTCGGTCGCGGGTGACACGTCGACCAACTACCTCGGCGAAGGGATCGCGACCGAGGTGACGAATACGCTATCAGAAATTCCTAATCTACGGCTCGCCGGGCGCAGCTCCGCGGCACGATTCGCCGGTGGCCGCTCGAGCGCGCAGGAGATCGGACAATCGCTGAGCGTCGAAGCGGTGCTCGACGGAACGGTGCGCCGCGTCGGCGACCAGATACAGGTCGTCGCCGAGTTGTCGAACGCGAGCGACGGGCTGGTGATCTGGCACCAGAGTTACGAGCGCGCCGCAAAGGACGTATTCGCGGTGCAAGACGAGATAGCGCACGCCATTGCCGGCCAACTCGACGTCACCCTCCGGAACGCGGGGAGCAACGCGGCACGCGGGACCGACGACGCCGCGGCGTACGACCTCTATCTCAAAGGGATGTATCTCTACCGGCAGCGCGGTCCGGGGCTCGCCGACGCGATCAGCGCGCTCGAACAGGCGACGACGAGAGACAGCAATTTCGCCCGAGCGTGGGCCACGTTGTCGGAGGCACTCGCCGTCTCATCTTCCTACATCGCCGTGCGCGCTGGCGACGCCCTCCCCCGAGCGCGCGCCGCCGCGGAGCGCGCCGTGCGTCTGGCTCCGAATCTCGCGGATGGCCACCGCGCATTGGGGTACGCTCTCGCCGAGACCTTCGATTGGAAGGGAGGCGAGGCGGAGCTGAATCGCGCGATCCAGCTCGACCCGGGCAACGCCGACTCGCGCTACCGGTTGGGGTACATGCTGGTGAATCAGGGACGCACGCGCGAAGCGTTGCCCGCGCTGCAGGCCGCGGTCGCGCGGGATCCTCTCTACGCGATCGCCAGAGTTTACCTCGGATGGGCGCAGGCATGGAACGGCGACATCGACGGCGGACTCGAAGAGCAACGTCGCGCGTTGCGGCTCGATCCGTCGAACATCACGACGCTGTCCGTCCTCACGAGTACGTTTGTGGCCGTCGAAGAGAAGGACTCCGCGACGTTCTACGCGCACCGCATGTTGTCACTCTCCAATAGCGCGGGGCGGCTCGGCGTCGCCGCGCGCGCCCTCGCACTCGCCGGTCACACGGCAGAAGCGAAAGCGATCACCCAGCGACTCGAGGCGACGCCGACCAATACCTGGTTGCGCAACACGGGCCTCGTGATGGCGTACGCCGGACTGGGCGACAGCGCGAACGCAGTCGCGGCGATGGAGCGGGCCGCCGCGGGAGACGGCGAGCTCTTGCCGACGTACACGTGGAACTGCGCGTACTCGTTCCCGACCGGGCCGCGCGCGCTCGCCGTGTGGAAGCGCTACAATCTCGACCCGGCGAAATTCGCGAGGCCCGTCGCTGCGCCGCGCTGA
- a CDS encoding Na+/H+ antiporter: MAALELVLALLAAATALRFFADRWRVPYPSALVVGGALLALTPGLPTVELAPETLFLVFVPPLLYWGALTYPLRDVRNQAGPIARLAVLLVLVSAAAVAAAIHAMDAAFTWASAFALGAIVAPPDPVAVLAMLRSLRLPTAVQNLLEGEGLFNDVTALVAYRIAVAAAVSGAFAFAPATMTFLFTSTAGVAIGLGVGFVVLQVHRVASEATAVELTISLLTPFASYLAAERVGASGVLAVVATGLYVARVFPRVVRPQTRVQSVAMWNVVTFLLEGLLFILVGLELKDVSRSLRGAPFLTILGEAIVVTLVVVVTRLVWMPISAYWLRAIGRAFVKKRVAAPAARSVAFVAWAGLRGGDSLVIALALPLRTAAGAAFPGRERIIFITFVVIFASLVLQGPTLPWIARLLRLRRGRSEVAEEAHARLAAAEAGLNALQSVSAGDDAAVRPEVSRYLRRRHLQRARRWASRENSESQSEAPWLRHEHVVGATSGVDRLVDDERAREYRRLRRVMIEAELRAVLDLRDDGSIDDEVMRRIQRDLDFESMLLDAAEPVGETGDTFAE, translated from the coding sequence ATGGCCGCTCTCGAGCTGGTACTCGCGCTGCTAGCTGCCGCGACCGCCCTTCGATTCTTCGCGGACCGGTGGCGAGTTCCGTATCCGTCGGCGCTTGTCGTCGGCGGTGCGCTGCTGGCGCTCACACCCGGGCTCCCGACGGTCGAGCTCGCGCCCGAAACGCTTTTCCTCGTGTTCGTGCCTCCGCTGCTCTACTGGGGCGCGTTGACCTATCCGCTACGCGACGTCCGAAATCAGGCTGGACCGATCGCGAGACTCGCCGTACTTCTCGTGCTGGTTTCGGCTGCCGCGGTCGCGGCGGCGATTCACGCCATGGATGCGGCATTCACGTGGGCGAGCGCATTCGCCCTCGGCGCAATCGTCGCTCCGCCGGACCCCGTGGCGGTGCTCGCGATGTTGCGCTCGCTACGCCTGCCGACCGCCGTTCAGAACCTGCTCGAGGGCGAAGGGTTGTTCAACGACGTCACGGCGTTGGTGGCGTACCGCATCGCCGTCGCGGCGGCAGTGAGCGGCGCCTTCGCCTTTGCCCCGGCGACGATGACGTTCCTGTTTACGTCGACAGCCGGCGTCGCGATCGGTCTCGGCGTCGGGTTCGTGGTGCTGCAAGTCCATCGCGTGGCGAGCGAGGCGACGGCGGTAGAGTTGACCATCTCGCTGCTCACGCCATTCGCGTCGTATCTCGCCGCGGAACGCGTCGGCGCGTCGGGTGTGTTGGCGGTCGTGGCGACCGGTTTGTACGTGGCACGCGTCTTTCCGCGCGTCGTACGACCGCAGACGCGGGTTCAATCGGTCGCGATGTGGAACGTGGTGACGTTTCTGCTGGAAGGCCTGTTGTTCATCCTCGTCGGGCTGGAGCTGAAGGACGTGAGCCGATCGCTGCGCGGCGCGCCCTTCCTGACGATACTGGGTGAGGCGATTGTCGTGACGTTGGTCGTCGTCGTCACGCGCTTGGTTTGGATGCCGATCAGCGCGTACTGGCTACGAGCGATCGGGCGGGCGTTCGTGAAGAAACGAGTAGCCGCCCCGGCAGCGCGCAGTGTCGCCTTCGTCGCTTGGGCAGGCCTGCGAGGCGGCGACTCGCTCGTCATCGCGCTGGCGCTGCCGCTCCGGACAGCCGCCGGCGCCGCATTTCCGGGCCGCGAGCGAATCATCTTCATCACCTTCGTGGTCATCTTCGCGTCGCTCGTGCTGCAGGGACCCACGCTTCCGTGGATCGCGCGACTGCTGCGCCTGCGTCGCGGACGTAGCGAGGTTGCCGAGGAGGCGCACGCACGGCTCGCGGCCGCCGAGGCGGGGTTGAACGCGCTCCAGTCCGTGTCAGCCGGCGACGATGCGGCGGTTCGTCCAGAGGTGTCACGATATCTTCGCCGCCGCCACCTCCAGCGCGCGCGACGCTGGGCTTCGCGGGAGAACAGTGAAAGTCAGAGCGAAGCGCCCTGGCTTCGGCACGAACACGTCGTAGGAGCGACCTCCGGCGTGGACCGACTCGTCGACGACGAGCGGGCGCGCGAGTATCGCCGGCTGCGGCGAGTGATGATTGAGGCGGAGCTTCGGGCGGTGCTCGACCTGCGCGACGACGGATCGATCGACGACGAGGTGATGCGCCGCATTCAGCGCGACCTGGATTTCGAGTCGATGCTGCTCGACGCGGCGGAGCCGGTGGGAGAGACCGGCGACACCTTTGCGGAGTGA